Proteins encoded in a region of the Drosophila sechellia strain sech25 chromosome 2L, ASM438219v1, whole genome shotgun sequence genome:
- the LOC6620648 gene encoding caltractin produces the protein MEQNSTAAGNANPTTVPAKRGTQQGRKKSGPKFELSEAQKCDIKEAFDLFDNEGTGYIEVKELKVAIRALGFEPKKEEIKRMISDIDKDCSGRIAFNVFLQLMTIKMAEKDTKEEILKAFRLFDDDDTGKISFRNLKRVARELGETLTDEELREMIDEADLDNDGEVNQEEFLRIMKKTSLY, from the coding sequence ATGGAGCAAAACTCAACTGCGGCTGGCAACGCCAACCCTACTACAGTTCCTGCCAAAAGGGGTACGCAACAAGGTCGCAAGAAGTCTGGACCCAAGTTCGAACTGTCTGAGGCCCAGAAATGCGACATTAAGGAGGCCTTTGATCTATTTGACAACGAAGGCACGGGCTACATTGAGGTAAAAGAACTTAAGGTGGCCATTAGGGCTCTGGGATTCGAGCCCAAAAAGGAGGAGATTAAGAGGATGATTTCCGACATTGACAAGGACTGCAGTGGACGCATTGCGTTCAACGTCTTTCTGCAACTGATGACTATAAAGATGGCCGAAAAGGACACTAAGGAAGAGATACTTAAGGCTTTTCGGCTTTTTGATGATGACGACACTGGAAAAATTTCATTCAGAAATCTAAAGAGGGTAGCTCGCGAACTTGGTGAAACACTGACTGACGAGGAACTACGAGAGATGATAGACGAAGCCGATTTGGACAATGATGGCGAGGTAAATCAAGAAGAATTTCTGCGAATCATGAAGAAGACCAGTTTGTATTAA